The following are from one region of the Stanieria cyanosphaera PCC 7437 genome:
- a CDS encoding IS5 family transposase (programmed frameshift), whose translation MTYQQVKNLKATDFKRLCGVSPEVFKKMVTVVKAEKVWQKKTGRPSKLSTEDQILITLEYWREYRTYFHIAINWGINETTVLRIIRKIENILAKSELFNLPGKKVVRASNGTIETVVVDVSEHEIERPKKTQQCYYSGKQGYHTLKSQVLVDIKTKQIICTAHSKGKVHDFQIWKTSQIGIDKNIECLADKGYQGLKKIHVKSRTPLKKKKNQKLNKQEKQFNRKLAKQRIIVEHIHRCLKIFKILSSRYRNRRKRFCLRFNLIAGVYNYEIFLKNNL comes from the exons ATGACTTATCAACAAGTTAAAAATCTGAAAGCGACGGACTTCAAACGATTATGTGGAGTCTCTCCAGAAGTTTTCAAGAAAATGGTAACAGTTGTAAAAGCAGAAAAAGTATGGCAAAAAAAGACAGGCAGACCTAGCAAATTAAGTACAGAAGACCAAATATTAATAACTCTGGAATATTGGCGAGAATATCGTACTTATTTTCATATTGCAATTAATTGGGGAATTAATGAAACAACTGTCTTAAGAATTATTAGAAAAATAGAAAATATATTAGCTAAATCGGAATTATTTAATTTGCCAGGAAAAAAAGTAGTTCGTGCTAGCAATGGCACAATTGAAACAGTAGTAGTAGATGTGTCAGAACATGAAATAGAAAGACCGAAAAAAAC ACAACAATGCTATTACAGTGGTAAGCAAGGGTATCATACATTAAAGTCTCAAGTTTTGGTAGATATAAAAACAAAGCAAATAATCTGTACAGCCCATAGCAAAGGAAAAGTGCATGATTTCCAAATCTGGAAAACCAGTCAAATTGGCATAGATAAAAACATAGAATGTTTAGCAGATAAAGGATATCAAGGACTGAAAAAAATTCATGTTAAAAGTAGAACACCTTTGAAGAAAAAGAAAAATCAAAAATTAAATAAGCAAGAAAAACAGTTTAATCGTAAGTTAGCTAAACAAAGGATAATTGTAGAACATATTCATCGTTGCTTAAAAATATTTAAAATTTTATCAAGTAGATATCGAAATCGAAGAAAAAGATTTTGTTTGAGATTTAATTTAATTGCTGGAGTTTATAATTATGAGATTTTTTTGAAAAACAATTTGTGA
- a CDS encoding 4-hydroxybenzoate solanesyltransferase gives MNQSTSSLEPTWLTIIRLLRWDKPAGRLILMIPALWAVFLAAKGTPPLPLVGVIILGTLATSGAGCAINDLWDRDIDPQVERTKNRPLASRALSVKVGIAIFLVALVCAAILAFYLNRLSFLFCLAAVPVIIGYPLAKRVFPIPQLVLSLAWGFGVLISWTAVTAHLETSTWLLWGATIFWTLGFDTVYAMSDKPDDLKVGINSSAIFFGKYAAEAVGIFFALTAGLIAYLGLEMNLQPIFWISWLVAVVGWIWQYLRLRQADLPRPVYGEIFSQNVWLGFILLVGMIFGCLV, from the coding sequence ATGAATCAATCTACATCTTCTCTTGAACCAACTTGGCTAACTATTATTCGTCTTCTCCGTTGGGATAAACCTGCGGGTAGACTTATTTTAATGATTCCTGCTTTATGGGCTGTTTTCTTAGCAGCAAAAGGCACTCCACCTTTACCCCTAGTCGGAGTAATTATTCTAGGGACTTTGGCTACTAGTGGGGCTGGTTGTGCCATTAACGATCTCTGGGATCGTGATATCGATCCGCAAGTAGAAAGAACGAAAAATCGCCCTCTAGCATCTCGCGCCCTTTCAGTAAAAGTCGGAATTGCAATCTTTTTAGTTGCTTTAGTTTGTGCAGCTATTTTAGCTTTTTATCTCAATCGTCTCAGTTTTTTATTCTGTTTAGCTGCCGTACCTGTAATTATTGGTTATCCCTTAGCCAAAAGAGTTTTTCCCATTCCTCAATTAGTTCTTTCCCTCGCTTGGGGTTTTGGAGTTTTAATTAGTTGGACTGCGGTAACTGCTCATTTAGAAACTTCTACTTGGTTACTTTGGGGCGCAACAATTTTTTGGACGTTAGGTTTTGACACTGTTTACGCTATGTCAGATAAACCCGATGATTTAAAAGTTGGTATTAATTCCAGTGCCATTTTTTTCGGTAAATATGCTGCTGAAGCAGTGGGAATATTTTTTGCTCTTACGGCTGGTTTAATTGCTTATTTGGGCTTAGAAATGAATTTACAGCCAATTTTTTGGATTAGTTGGCTTGTTGCTGTAGTTGGCTGGATTTGGCAATATCTCAGATTACGTCAAGCAGATTTACCACGCCCCGTTTACGGAGAAATTTTCAGTCAGAATGTTTGGCTTGGGTTTATTTTATTGGTAGGAATGATTTTCGGTTGTTTAGTTTAA
- the rppA gene encoding two-component system response regulator RppA, protein MKILLVDDEAELTDPLSRILSKEGYQVDIADNGVTGINLALQNNYDLLILDWMLPQRSGLEICQELRSRSLTTPVLFLTAKDTIDDRVIGLDAGADDYLVKPFELRELLARVRALLRRVTLGDPQLNEKLKVADLELDSENQLAYRQGRVIDLSEKEVKLLAYFMKHPGQLLTHEDIYSYLWTDEEKPSSNVLAALIRLLRRKIEIPGEIPLIHTVYGKGYRFGDNEF, encoded by the coding sequence ATGAAAATTCTTTTAGTTGATGATGAAGCAGAATTAACAGATCCCCTCAGTCGCATCTTGTCTAAGGAAGGATATCAAGTGGATATTGCTGACAACGGAGTAACAGGAATTAATTTAGCTCTGCAAAATAACTATGATTTATTAATCCTTGATTGGATGCTACCTCAAAGATCGGGTTTAGAAATTTGCCAAGAATTGCGATCGCGTTCTTTGACTACTCCTGTCTTGTTTCTTACTGCCAAAGATACCATTGATGATCGGGTGATTGGTTTGGATGCAGGGGCAGATGATTATTTAGTCAAACCTTTTGAATTAAGAGAATTATTAGCCAGAGTTAGAGCTTTATTACGAAGAGTTACTCTTGGCGATCCTCAATTGAATGAGAAGCTGAAAGTAGCAGATTTAGAACTAGATAGCGAAAATCAATTAGCCTATCGTCAAGGAAGAGTGATTGACTTATCAGAAAAAGAGGTTAAGCTCTTAGCATATTTTATGAAACATCCAGGTCAACTACTCACTCATGAGGATATTTATAGTTATTTATGGACAGACGAAGAAAAACCTAGTAGTAATGTTTTAGCTGCTTTAATTCGTCTTTTAAGGCGTAAAATAGAAATACCAGGTGAAATTCCTTTAATTCATACTGTCTACGGTAAAGGTTATCGTTTTGGTGACAACGAATTTTAA
- a CDS encoding thioredoxin family protein encodes MVLTPSTMLSLETKAPNFSLKDVVSGQTISLETFAGKKALLVMFICQHCPFVKHVQQELARIGQDYLARSLGIVAISANDVANYPDDSPENLAVMAQKLGFNFPVCYDETQEIAKAYTAACTPDFFLFDGDYKLVYRGQLDDSRPSNNLPITGQDLRSAIDTILADQTIDFEQKPSIGCNIKWKPGNEPEYFGAK; translated from the coding sequence ATGGTCTTAACTCCATCGACAATGTTATCTCTGGAAACCAAAGCTCCCAACTTTTCTTTAAAAGATGTAGTTTCTGGTCAAACTATTTCTTTAGAAACTTTTGCTGGAAAAAAAGCTTTGTTAGTAATGTTTATTTGTCAACATTGCCCGTTTGTGAAACACGTACAGCAAGAATTAGCGCGAATTGGTCAAGATTATCTTGCTCGCTCTTTAGGAATTGTGGCAATTAGTGCTAATGATGTCGCTAATTATCCTGATGATTCTCCTGAAAATCTGGCAGTTATGGCGCAAAAATTAGGATTTAATTTTCCTGTTTGTTATGACGAAACTCAAGAGATAGCTAAAGCTTATACTGCTGCTTGCACGCCTGATTTCTTCTTATTTGATGGTGATTATAAACTAGTTTATCGTGGACAATTAGATGATAGTCGTCCTAGTAATAATTTACCTATAACTGGTCAAGATTTACGTTCAGCAATTGACACAATTTTAGCAGATCAAACAATTGATTTTGAGCAAAAACCTAGTATTGGCTGCAATATTAAATGGAAGCCAGGTAATGAACCAGAATATTTTGGAGCTAAGTAA
- the folK gene encoding 2-amino-4-hydroxy-6-hydroxymethyldihydropteridine diphosphokinase, translating to MANAVIALGSNLGESLRILQNSLQSLTLIPGIEIEAVSSWYQTKPIGPPQPDYLNGCALLSVQQHPEELLVLLQAIELQFGRVRNEKWGARTLDLDLLLYDELIFNTPSLQIPHPRMTQRAFVLVPLAEIVPDWIEPRSGKAIANLVTQIDCSGVTKYCIN from the coding sequence ATGGCAAATGCTGTCATCGCTCTAGGAAGTAATCTAGGAGAATCTTTAAGAATATTACAAAATTCTTTGCAATCCCTCACTTTAATTCCAGGAATTGAGATCGAAGCTGTTTCTAGTTGGTATCAAACTAAACCAATTGGACCACCTCAACCAGATTATTTGAATGGCTGTGCTTTGTTATCTGTACAACAACATCCTGAAGAATTATTAGTTTTATTACAAGCAATTGAACTGCAATTTGGCAGAGTTAGAAATGAGAAATGGGGAGCAAGAACTTTAGACTTAGATCTACTTTTATATGATGAGCTAATTTTTAATACTCCCTCTCTTCAAATACCTCATCCAAGAATGACTCAAAGAGCCTTTGTGTTAGTTCCTTTAGCTGAAATTGTACCTGATTGGATTGAACCTAGATCGGGAAAAGCGATCGCAAATTTAGTAACACAAATAGATTGTTCAGGAGTGACCAAATATTGTATTAATTAG
- a CDS encoding WecB/TagA/CpsF family glycosyltransferase produces MKIKIFGIDIDNYSFEEVVNLIIQHALNQKTPQYVVTPNAHHLVKLQQDKEFRDVYRHAFLSVPDGVPLLWVAKLQNTPLKGRVNGTDLLQRLCVEAANQGLKVFFLGGRPNAAEQAINIFVRQNPQLQVAGFYCPPYGFETDQVELAKINQMIKVAQPDLLFVGLGAPKQEKWMSANYLELGVPVSLGIGVSFELIAGLVERAPVWMQKAGLEWLFRFFVEPRRLFWRTLITNTTFIWLLFKQQFGKLRLKAN; encoded by the coding sequence ATGAAAATAAAAATTTTTGGTATTGATATTGATAATTACTCTTTTGAAGAAGTTGTTAATCTAATTATTCAGCACGCACTCAATCAAAAAACTCCTCAATATGTAGTCACCCCTAATGCTCATCATTTAGTTAAACTGCAACAAGACAAAGAATTTCGTGATGTTTATCGTCATGCTTTTTTATCTGTCCCTGATGGAGTTCCTTTATTGTGGGTAGCTAAATTACAAAATACTCCTTTAAAAGGTCGAGTCAACGGCACAGATTTATTACAAAGATTATGTGTAGAAGCAGCTAATCAAGGTTTAAAAGTATTCTTTTTGGGCGGTCGTCCCAATGCAGCAGAACAAGCAATCAATATTTTTGTTCGACAAAACCCTCAACTACAAGTAGCTGGTTTTTATTGTCCTCCTTATGGTTTTGAGACAGACCAAGTAGAATTAGCTAAAATTAATCAAATGATCAAAGTCGCTCAACCAGATTTACTTTTTGTGGGACTGGGTGCGCCTAAACAAGAGAAATGGATGTCAGCTAATTATCTAGAACTAGGAGTGCCTGTTTCTCTCGGTATTGGTGTTAGTTTTGAATTAATAGCTGGTTTAGTTGAAAGAGCTCCTGTGTGGATGCAGAAAGCTGGTTTAGAATGGCTATTTCGCTTTTTTGTAGAACCTCGCCGTTTATTTTGGCGTACTTTAATAACTAATACAACTTTTATTTGGTTATTATTTAAACAGCAATTTGGTAAATTGAGGTTAAAAGCTAATTAA
- a CDS encoding D-alanyl-D-alanine carboxypeptidase gives MLDFIGSSLINLFLEIFGRSQIKLEPLQLIAWQNAAIFTLPPVQPDLVAEKIVQNYLQNLSQAGIDSNQQGIWLQSDWTELVNHQGTIAIPAASLTKIATTLAALLEWSPDYQFETSIYTNGKIVNGILTGDLIVTGSGDPFFVWEEAIALGNALQQLGITQVQGNLIVTDKFYMNYESDAQRAGELLKQAFNANLWSNEAKQQYSTLPPDTPKPQIAILGKVQISNSLPSSTQLLLTRSSLPLSEILKQMNIYSNNKMAQMLADLLGGANQVAYTVAQAIEVSQSEIQLINGSGLGEENRLSPRAVCRMLMKIDSLLSTHPLEVADLLPTAGRDRVGTMQNRSIPVGISVKTGTLNRVSALAGTIPTQTQGQIWFAIINSGNQTDYYRQQQDRLIKQLAQHWQLQKTTFNNSATSYLGDPKRNFQAEL, from the coding sequence ATGCTGGATTTTATTGGCTCTAGTTTGATAAATTTATTTCTAGAGATTTTTGGGCGATCGCAAATTAAGTTAGAACCTCTACAACTAATAGCTTGGCAAAATGCAGCCATATTCACTCTACCACCAGTACAGCCCGATCTAGTCGCTGAAAAAATAGTTCAAAATTACTTGCAAAATTTAAGTCAAGCGGGAATAGATTCTAATCAACAAGGAATTTGGCTGCAATCGGATTGGACAGAATTAGTCAATCATCAAGGAACAATCGCCATTCCCGCAGCTTCGTTAACCAAAATTGCCACTACTTTAGCTGCTTTGCTTGAATGGAGTCCAGATTATCAGTTTGAAACCTCAATTTATACTAATGGCAAAATAGTCAATGGGATTTTAACCGGAGATTTAATCGTTACAGGAAGTGGCGATCCTTTTTTTGTCTGGGAAGAAGCGATCGCATTGGGTAATGCTCTTCAACAATTAGGTATTACTCAAGTACAAGGTAACTTAATTGTTACTGATAAATTCTATATGAATTACGAATCAGATGCTCAAAGAGCAGGAGAGTTACTTAAACAGGCTTTTAATGCTAATTTATGGTCTAACGAAGCAAAGCAACAATATTCTACTCTTCCTCCAGATACACCCAAACCCCAAATTGCCATTTTAGGCAAAGTTCAAATCAGCAATAGTCTACCTTCGTCAACTCAGTTATTACTTACTCGTAGTTCTTTGCCTCTGTCAGAAATTCTCAAACAAATGAATATCTACAGTAATAACAAAATGGCGCAAATGCTTGCCGATCTTTTAGGCGGTGCTAATCAAGTTGCTTATACTGTAGCTCAAGCAATAGAAGTTTCTCAATCTGAAATTCAGTTAATTAACGGTTCTGGTTTAGGAGAAGAAAATCGTCTTTCTCCCCGCGCTGTTTGTCGAATGCTAATGAAAATTGATAGTTTGCTATCTACTCATCCTCTAGAAGTAGCAGATTTATTACCCACTGCTGGTAGAGATCGAGTCGGAACTATGCAAAATCGCTCAATTCCTGTTGGAATATCAGTCAAAACTGGTACTTTGAATCGAGTTAGTGCTTTAGCAGGAACAATTCCTACTCAAACTCAAGGTCAAATTTGGTTTGCCATTATTAATAGTGGCAATCAAACCGATTATTATCGTCAGCAACAAGACCGATTGATAAAGCAGTTAGCTCAACATTGGCAACTCCAAAAAACTACTTTTAATAATTCGGCTACTTCTTACCTTGGCGATCCCAAGCGAAATTTTCAAGCCGAACTTTAA
- the plsX gene encoding phosphate acyltransferase PlsX, producing MGLKRARIAVDAMGGDFAPDEIVAGAIRASAELDVDVLLVGDPEAIQTSIDKHGGVGTAQLEIIPAEGVVSMEEEPLTAIRRKPQASINVAMNLVKQEQAQAVVSAGHSGAAMAAALLRLGRLKGIDRPAIGAVFPTMIPGKSVIVLDVGANVDSRPKYLEQFALMGTIYSKYVLGIDQPKVGLLNIGEESSKGNELAIKTHQLLQENQQIPFAGNAEGRDVLKGEFDVIVCDGFVGNILLKFAEAVGEVMLQIMREELPKGWRGKLGTALLKPNLLNIKQRIDHAEHGGALLFGVAGVCIISHGSSQAPSIFNAIRLAKEAIDNEVLERIKAYNEKRLEQHQHSTEKASAS from the coding sequence ATGGGACTAAAGCGCGCAAGAATTGCAGTAGATGCGATGGGGGGAGACTTCGCCCCTGACGAAATAGTCGCTGGAGCGATCAGAGCTTCTGCGGAATTAGATGTAGACGTACTTTTAGTCGGCGATCCGGAGGCAATTCAAACCTCCATTGATAAGCACGGTGGTGTGGGTACAGCCCAACTGGAAATTATTCCTGCTGAAGGGGTGGTATCAATGGAAGAAGAACCGCTTACAGCGATTCGCCGTAAACCACAAGCATCGATCAATGTGGCGATGAATTTGGTTAAACAAGAGCAAGCTCAAGCCGTTGTTTCTGCGGGACACTCAGGAGCAGCAATGGCAGCAGCTTTATTACGTTTAGGTCGATTAAAAGGTATTGACCGCCCAGCGATTGGGGCTGTCTTCCCCACCATGATTCCTGGTAAATCAGTGATAGTTTTGGATGTGGGTGCAAATGTTGATAGTCGCCCGAAATATTTAGAGCAATTTGCTTTGATGGGGACGATTTATAGTAAGTATGTTCTAGGGATTGATCAACCAAAAGTAGGATTACTCAATATTGGTGAAGAATCCTCGAAAGGAAATGAGCTAGCCATTAAAACGCATCAACTTTTACAAGAAAATCAACAAATTCCTTTTGCTGGTAATGCGGAAGGAAGAGATGTGCTGAAAGGAGAGTTTGATGTAATTGTGTGTGATGGTTTTGTCGGCAATATCCTGCTGAAATTTGCCGAAGCAGTAGGAGAAGTGATGCTGCAAATCATGCGCGAAGAATTACCAAAAGGATGGCGTGGTAAGTTAGGTACTGCCTTACTCAAGCCTAATCTACTTAACATTAAACAAAGAATCGATCATGCTGAACACGGCGGTGCATTATTGTTTGGGGTAGCAGGAGTTTGTATTATCAGTCATGGTAGTTCCCAAGCACCATCAATTTTTAATGCCATTCGTTTAGCAAAAGAAGCGATTGATAACGAAGTTTTAGAAAGAATTAAAGCATATAACGAAAAAAGATTAGAACAACATCAGCACTCAACCGAAAAAGCTTCTGCTAGTTAA
- a CDS encoding beta-ketoacyl-ACP synthase III, with translation MNRIGTGVAITGCGSAAPKAVFTNHHLSQIVETSDEWISSRTGMKTRRLASTQESLSQMSAEAAQNAIAMAGLSATEIDLIILATSTPDDLFGSASKIQGLLGATRAVAFDLTAACSGFVFALITAAQYIRTGVYQNVVVIGADVLSRWVDWSDRTTCVLFGDGAGAVVCQGIDTGDRLLAFEMYSDGSQNNSLNLAYQGQAKSLVEELEVSSGTYQPITMNGREVYRFAVAKVPEAIEKAMFRAGITSDQIDWLLLHQANQRIMDAVAKRLKLPSEKVLSNIEKYGNTSAASIPLALDEAVRTGKVQAGDLIAASGFGAGLTWGAALFHWG, from the coding sequence TTGAATAGAATAGGAACTGGTGTCGCTATCACTGGCTGTGGTTCGGCTGCACCAAAGGCAGTCTTTACTAACCATCATCTCAGTCAGATTGTAGAAACCTCTGATGAATGGATTAGTAGTAGAACAGGAATGAAAACCCGTCGCCTGGCATCAACTCAAGAATCTCTCAGTCAAATGTCAGCCGAAGCTGCCCAAAATGCGATCGCGATGGCAGGACTTTCTGCAACTGAGATTGATTTAATTATTCTAGCTACCTCTACTCCAGACGATTTATTTGGTAGTGCTAGTAAAATTCAAGGTTTACTCGGCGCAACTAGGGCAGTGGCATTCGACTTGACGGCTGCTTGTTCTGGTTTTGTGTTTGCTTTGATTACTGCTGCTCAGTATATTCGCACAGGAGTTTATCAAAATGTAGTGGTGATTGGTGCAGATGTTTTATCTCGTTGGGTAGATTGGTCAGACCGTACCACCTGTGTGTTGTTTGGGGATGGTGCGGGGGCAGTAGTTTGTCAAGGCATTGATACAGGCGATCGCTTGTTAGCCTTTGAAATGTATAGTGATGGTAGTCAAAACAATTCTCTCAATTTAGCTTATCAAGGACAGGCAAAATCTTTAGTTGAGGAACTTGAAGTCAGTTCGGGAACTTATCAACCTATCACCATGAATGGTCGCGAAGTCTACCGTTTTGCGGTGGCAAAAGTTCCAGAAGCGATTGAAAAAGCTATGTTTCGAGCAGGTATCACTTCAGATCAAATTGATTGGTTACTTTTGCATCAAGCTAACCAAAGGATTATGGACGCAGTAGCTAAACGACTTAAACTCCCTTCAGAAAAAGTTTTAAGTAACATCGAAAAATACGGCAATACTTCGGCTGCTTCAATTCCTCTGGCTTTAGACGAGGCAGTGAGAACGGGCAAAGTTCAAGCTGGAGATTTGATTGCTGCTTCTGGATTTGGTGCAGGATTGACTTGGGGGGCTGCTTTGTTTCATTGGGGGTAA
- the fabD gene encoding ACP S-malonyltransferase yields the protein MNKTAWVFPGQGSQAVGMGVDLQDLPQAQSKFEIAEKILNYWSVLDVCQGDEETLAQTLYTQPCLYVVESILADLLIERVGLPQLVAGHSLGEYVALYAARVFDFESGLQLVKKRAELMATAEGGKMAALMKFDRTQLNDAIAQNPDVVLANDNSAEQVVISGTPEAVESILAQVKAKRAVTLNVSGAFHSPLMEEASQQFKAVLDSISFADAQVPVLSNVEPIATTNAEELKQRLIAQMTGSVRWREIMLQLPENQITKVIEVGPGKVLTGLIKRTCRDIELHNVSSKADLDQLPQLEISGIS from the coding sequence ATGAATAAAACAGCGTGGGTATTTCCTGGACAAGGTTCTCAAGCCGTCGGGATGGGTGTGGATTTACAAGATCTTCCTCAAGCACAGAGCAAATTTGAAATAGCTGAAAAAATTTTAAATTATTGGTCGGTATTAGATGTTTGTCAAGGGGATGAAGAAACTCTGGCTCAAACTCTTTATACTCAACCTTGTCTTTATGTAGTTGAATCTATTCTCGCTGATTTATTGATTGAGCGAGTAGGTTTACCTCAATTAGTTGCAGGACACAGTTTGGGAGAATATGTTGCTCTTTATGCTGCCAGAGTTTTTGATTTTGAGTCGGGTTTGCAGTTGGTTAAAAAACGAGCCGAATTAATGGCAACTGCTGAGGGTGGTAAAATGGCAGCTTTGATGAAATTCGACCGCACCCAGTTAAATGATGCTATTGCTCAAAATCCTGATGTGGTTTTAGCTAATGATAATAGTGCAGAACAAGTAGTTATTTCTGGTACTCCAGAAGCAGTAGAGTCGATTTTGGCTCAGGTTAAGGCTAAACGAGCGGTTACTTTAAATGTTTCAGGTGCGTTTCATTCTCCTCTGATGGAAGAAGCTTCTCAACAGTTTAAAGCTGTTTTAGATTCAATTTCTTTTGCTGATGCCCAAGTTCCAGTTTTGTCTAATGTTGAACCGATTGCTACTACTAATGCAGAAGAATTAAAACAACGCCTCATCGCACAAATGACTGGTTCAGTACGCTGGCGAGAAATTATGTTACAACTACCAGAAAATCAAATTACCAAGGTGATAGAAGTGGGGCCAGGAAAAGTACTAACTGGTTTGATTAAAAGAACTTGTCGCGATATTGAATTACATAATGTTAGTAGTAAAGCAGATTTAGATCAACTACCTCAGCTAGAAATTAGTGGCATTAGTTAA
- a CDS encoding DUF1802 family protein yields MLSTTESTLTHALKEWAVAVQALEAGQTIMLLRKGGIKEENKSFSLPYRRVWLYPTYEHQKPHLLKTQYASQVTPVESGWHPTEIRIGSCAEITDVFSVSNPEIVTQLEPYHIWNEQMISDRLKWKPRQPLSVLLLRVYCLPESQLISYHQAYSGCKSWIDLVKPLSLENLIPVLDQDVYNQQVKEISEIIA; encoded by the coding sequence ATGTTATCTACTACTGAATCAACTCTTACCCATGCCCTTAAAGAATGGGCAGTAGCTGTACAAGCATTAGAAGCTGGTCAAACAATTATGTTGCTGCGTAAAGGGGGGATTAAAGAAGAAAATAAGAGTTTTTCTCTGCCTTATCGCCGAGTTTGGCTTTATCCTACTTATGAGCATCAAAAACCCCATTTATTAAAAACTCAATACGCTTCGCAAGTTACACCTGTGGAGTCTGGTTGGCATCCAACTGAGATTCGGATCGGGAGTTGTGCTGAAATTACTGACGTTTTTTCTGTGAGCAATCCAGAGATAGTGACACAATTAGAACCTTATCACATCTGGAATGAACAAATGATTAGCGATCGCTTGAAGTGGAAACCGCGTCAACCTTTATCAGTTTTGTTGTTGCGAGTTTATTGTTTGCCTGAATCGCAATTGATCTCTTATCACCAAGCTTATAGTGGTTGTAAATCTTGGATTGATTTAGTTAAACCCCTATCTTTAGAAAATTTAATTCCTGTGCTGGATCAAGATGTTTATAACCAGCAAGTTAAAGAAATTAGCGAGATAATTGCTTAA
- a CDS encoding EI24 domain-containing protein — MKHILSGFGLVTGATYPLRALKTFIHNPQLWQYLAIPILVNLVLAGFIYSGLLFFGWQVVDQVRVDLSAWLQQIIINLPQWLSFLQYILVGIIYLIKFLLVVILLVATGFILMQFGVFLGAPWYGQLSEKLEKLRTGKLEIIEVNIFQDLGRALLFELKKLVLIALIGIPLLILNFFPGVGTLLSTIGSFTLATLIVCLDFFDSPLERRRLKFRQKLGIVGRSIPASASFGLVCLGLISIPLVNLFTIPICVASGTLFICDRVLTKSIKPSQP, encoded by the coding sequence ATGAAGCATATTTTGAGCGGTTTTGGATTAGTTACAGGCGCAACTTATCCTCTAAGAGCATTAAAAACTTTTATCCACAATCCTCAACTGTGGCAATATCTAGCGATTCCAATTCTTGTAAATTTAGTTCTGGCAGGTTTTATTTATTCAGGATTATTATTCTTTGGTTGGCAAGTTGTTGATCAAGTTAGAGTCGATTTATCAGCTTGGTTGCAACAAATTATTATCAATCTTCCTCAATGGTTGAGCTTTCTTCAATATATATTAGTAGGAATAATTTATCTAATTAAATTTTTATTAGTTGTAATTTTATTAGTAGCTACTGGTTTTATTTTGATGCAATTCGGGGTGTTCTTAGGCGCGCCCTGGTATGGTCAACTTTCAGAAAAATTAGAAAAACTCCGTACTGGTAAGTTAGAAATTATTGAAGTCAATATTTTTCAAGATTTAGGAAGAGCCTTATTATTTGAGTTAAAAAAATTAGTTCTAATTGCTTTAATAGGGATACCTTTATTAATCTTAAATTTCTTTCCAGGCGTAGGCACATTATTATCTACTATTGGTTCATTTACTCTTGCTACTTTAATAGTTTGTCTCGATTTTTTTGATTCTCCATTAGAAAGAAGAAGACTAAAATTTCGTCAAAAACTAGGAATTGTGGGACGTAGTATACCCGCTAGTGCCAGCTTTGGTTTAGTTTGTTTAGGATTAATCAGTATTCCTTTAGTCAATTTATTTACTATTCCTATTTGTGTAGCTTCAGGAACTTTGTTTATTTGCGACCGCGTTTTAACTAAATCAATTAAACCATCTCAACCTTAA